In a single window of the Ruminococcus albus 7 = DSM 20455 genome:
- a CDS encoding CDP-glycerol--glycerophosphate glycerophosphotransferase, which translates to MSLKLKLRQIAKMLLQNMLLPCIYFIFSRGKIEKGLVLFADAHHSNCPFSMRVMRHKVAKMKGVHVKEFYLDLKKCSKHELVRFILDFMIAYGRAEYVFICDTFLPVSSCRKRSGTFVTQLWHSGGLLKKAGYDSEDCVPSFYKGEVFGGYDLWTVSAPCVAPVIARSFRQRYDNVRSLGISRTDIYYSRKYNDLCRKKFFEAHPEAVGRKIVLWAPTFRGNAAEPYVVGGEDIEKVCADNGWYLIKKLHPHMQPDDGFPAERLFAVADILVTDYSSVVFDWLLYRKPFVFFAPDLDDFDTERGFYVDYHSFPTTVAQNAAELSDAIENELYHRSAAELEKCVRYHMGSCDGHSTDRIIAEIFGRKEEEI; encoded by the coding sequence ATGAGCCTTAAACTGAAACTCAGGCAGATCGCTAAGATGCTTTTGCAGAATATGCTTCTGCCATGTATATATTTTATTTTCTCACGCGGCAAGATAGAAAAAGGTCTTGTACTGTTTGCAGATGCCCACCACAGCAATTGTCCGTTCAGTATGCGTGTGATGCGGCACAAAGTCGCAAAAATGAAGGGAGTACACGTAAAGGAGTTTTACCTTGATCTCAAGAAATGCTCAAAGCATGAGCTGGTAAGATTTATACTTGATTTTATGATAGCTTACGGCAGGGCTGAATATGTGTTTATATGTGACACCTTCCTGCCCGTATCAAGCTGCCGCAAGCGCAGCGGTACCTTTGTCACACAGCTTTGGCATTCTGGGGGACTGCTGAAAAAAGCAGGCTATGATTCCGAAGACTGTGTACCATCCTTTTATAAAGGTGAGGTCTTTGGCGGTTATGACCTGTGGACGGTAAGCGCACCCTGTGTTGCCCCCGTGATAGCTCGCTCTTTCCGCCAGAGATACGATAATGTGCGCTCACTGGGTATAAGCCGTACTGACATATATTACAGCCGCAAGTACAATGACCTCTGCAGGAAAAAATTCTTTGAAGCCCACCCCGAGGCTGTCGGCAGAAAGATAGTGCTCTGGGCTCCCACATTCCGCGGAAACGCAGCCGAGCCATACGTGGTAGGCGGTGAGGATATTGAAAAAGTATGCGCCGATAACGGCTGGTACCTTATTAAAAAGCTGCATCCGCATATGCAGCCAGATGACGGTTTCCCTGCAGAACGGCTTTTTGCTGTGGCAGATATACTTGTAACAGATTATTCCAGCGTGGTATTCGACTGGCTGCTTTACCGCAAGCCTTTCGTATTCTTCGCGCCCGATCTTGACGACTTCGATACGGAGCGCGGATTCTATGTTGATTATCACAGTTTTCCAACCACAGTTGCACAGAATGCAGCTGAGCTTTCTGATGCCATAGAAAATGAACTTTATCACCGTTCTGCCGCAGAACTGGAAAAATGTGTAAGATATCACATGGGCAGCTGTGACGGACATTCCACCGACAGGATAATAGCTGAGATATTCGGCAGAAAGGAGGAAGAGATATGA
- a CDS encoding DUF4867 family protein: MKIYSVNDPEFREFGKVLEGYDTKELIAAMNAVEMPADGVAYEPWIDSLEKCGIFKSLENNAFGGMPIELGMCWGHNKLLNCLEYHRNSEINIGATDFVLLLAKQEKIIDGVLDTADVKAFRAPAGAVVEVYATSLHYAPCQTEDGGFRVAIVLPRNTNTDLAKGDIIDSEDKTLWARNKWLLAHADSAEAKQGAYIGLKGENISI, from the coding sequence ATGAAGATCTATTCGGTCAACGATCCCGAATTCAGAGAGTTCGGAAAGGTACTGGAGGGCTATGATACCAAGGAGCTTATCGCGGCTATGAATGCTGTTGAAATGCCTGCAGATGGCGTTGCATACGAGCCCTGGATAGATTCTCTGGAAAAATGCGGCATATTCAAGTCCCTGGAGAATAATGCTTTCGGTGGTATGCCCATAGAACTCGGTATGTGCTGGGGTCATAACAAGTTACTGAACTGCCTTGAGTACCACAGGAACAGCGAGATAAACATCGGTGCGACAGATTTCGTTCTTCTGCTTGCCAAGCAGGAAAAGATAATCGACGGCGTGCTGGATACCGCTGATGTAAAGGCATTCCGTGCACCTGCAGGTGCTGTTGTTGAGGTTTATGCTACATCTCTGCACTATGCTCCCTGTCAGACTGAGGACGGTGGTTTCAGAGTAGCTATAGTACTCCCAAGAAACACCAATACAGATCTTGCCAAGGGCGATATAATTGATTCAGAGGACAAGACCCTCTGGGCAAGAAACAAGTGGCTGCTGGCTCATGCTGATTCTGCTGAGGCAAAGCAGGGCGCTTACATCGGTCTGAAGGGCGAGAATATATCTATCTGA
- a CDS encoding S8 family serine peptidase, whose amino-acid sequence MNKKSLQKLTGIVSAVAVGTSYILPAAALGTEKKAVYDDIVQVIVELYGDPVLAADKGDMGADYLDTYAAKARVQQLENMRHNAFGEILSLYPDAELDFTYDAVFNGFACTLPRELIDEAGKLSGIKDIMISKTNQIPSMQTYRELTGINKFCADTDITGKGKVIAVIDTELNLDHEMFSAFEDDSFVKLTKDDIKNAVENRGLNFDIDPDSAYRSSKIPYAVSLINKDDRYAVGSDVEEMFHGTHVCGIAAGNRVDPYDDGDMMSGAAPDAQLIFMAGFDYSPYFGPSIDDSVAVAGIEDAVKLGADVVNLSFGQHCLSTDQEELYGTVLKNADNAGVVVCAAVGNSGTPESDPADVDRSIIDTPGFLDDVFTVAATGVSFDLYNRMELADDTKVYCLASTTEEKHGKVKYEFVNCGSGSKEEIEAHDVKGKLVLVENVSFRNDLYETELNAKKAGAAGVLLCSCDNDFHSENQLFDDPDFIAIGTDLSGSKRVLAQTDHHIIVDLDEYTEHEIKGIADFSSIGSVQTLELKPEIAAPGQGVLSASYDGYESMDGTSMATPFAAGCSALAAEYIENKGWKVSGSEKTALVKALLMNTAEKVMLDDIPYSPRRQGAGMVDMNALGNCCVTMTNNGDASVCLGSMLGDEFSFDVTLHNYGDKDVHFKSADLIMISESVEDDEFTYSPILTDKPAVLEHSAVFSTDDISVKAGSEMTFTVNVTLDPDNVNTLDGIFKNGWFAEGYLTLSGAEYCSDISVPITGFHGDWNAAPIIGDDFIEGNTEFMENVMKTPLLGNYLPASVSISEYLNAFMIEDFETASQKMDEATRHRYFISPNQDDIADIMCYNYFGKRTGILKKAYMTGQNGSIIPLLSYENPIYTQEASQIYLDPVYFAEDGDYTLDLEMEPMHSDRDITAQKKSLGITVDTVPPSVSDIKIAEKGGRKILTIKAQDKHPEGIYIIGSSSGDNKGIPFDTVQTAINNLDPNSSIIPAGTGVGSVPKNRISSTDLFSFFDDVLYIQPDKYDYDFFDALPAVPDENGCLTFSYDITDLSDYTITITDRGYNSVTYTENLPFVNSIPSSQRIDKGTLLKDIKVPDHIYNGKIVSKGWEIYNEKTYEWEALPYNTRFTEKYNNRQIRYAVRSEECENYSNPMLLLVNGVSLIKVTVYSDGQVIYCRDQFPSPMNMDLFYSWSPDPFSQITNNTEYRIEMEADGYVTRVMEFDGNNVPSDIDVYLNRLGDINGDGTLNVTDISKAAAHIKSKRSIGEYEQVVADVNCDGKFNITDISKLAARIKGKKLFA is encoded by the coding sequence ATGAACAAAAAATCATTACAAAAATTAACAGGAATAGTTTCTGCAGTCGCAGTAGGTACATCGTATATACTTCCTGCAGCTGCCCTTGGCACCGAGAAAAAAGCTGTATATGACGATATAGTGCAGGTCATAGTGGAGCTTTACGGTGACCCTGTACTTGCTGCAGATAAGGGAGATATGGGTGCGGACTATCTTGATACCTACGCTGCAAAGGCAAGAGTACAGCAGTTGGAAAATATGCGTCACAATGCTTTCGGGGAGATACTTTCTCTATACCCTGATGCAGAGCTGGATTTTACTTATGATGCAGTATTCAACGGTTTTGCCTGCACGCTTCCCCGCGAACTGATAGATGAAGCCGGCAAGCTCAGCGGTATAAAGGACATAATGATATCAAAAACAAACCAGATACCCAGTATGCAGACCTACCGTGAACTCACGGGCATAAATAAATTCTGCGCCGATACGGATATCACAGGCAAGGGCAAGGTCATCGCTGTTATTGATACCGAGCTTAACCTCGACCATGAGATGTTCTCAGCCTTCGAGGATGATTCTTTCGTAAAGCTCACAAAGGATGATATCAAAAATGCTGTGGAGAACCGAGGATTGAATTTCGATATCGACCCCGACTCAGCCTATCGCAGCAGCAAGATCCCATACGCGGTATCACTTATCAATAAAGACGATCGCTATGCTGTCGGCAGTGATGTCGAGGAGATGTTCCACGGTACGCACGTATGCGGCATAGCTGCGGGCAACAGAGTGGATCCGTACGATGACGGTGATATGATGAGCGGTGCAGCGCCCGATGCACAGCTTATATTCATGGCAGGATTTGATTACAGTCCCTATTTCGGACCTTCTATAGATGACTCTGTAGCTGTGGCAGGTATTGAAGATGCTGTAAAGCTGGGCGCAGACGTTGTCAACCTGAGTTTCGGGCAGCACTGTCTGAGCACCGATCAGGAAGAACTTTACGGAACAGTTCTGAAAAACGCTGATAATGCAGGGGTAGTAGTATGTGCAGCAGTAGGAAATTCCGGCACTCCCGAATCTGACCCCGCAGATGTTGACCGCAGTATAATAGATACTCCCGGTTTTCTTGATGATGTTTTCACTGTTGCAGCCACCGGTGTATCCTTTGATCTGTATAACAGAATGGAACTTGCTGACGACACGAAAGTATATTGTTTAGCATCTACAACAGAAGAAAAACACGGTAAAGTTAAATACGAATTTGTAAACTGCGGTTCAGGCAGCAAAGAAGAGATAGAAGCCCATGACGTTAAGGGAAAGCTTGTGCTGGTAGAAAATGTTTCTTTCAGGAATGATCTGTACGAAACTGAACTAAACGCTAAAAAAGCAGGTGCTGCAGGTGTATTGCTGTGCTCATGCGATAATGATTTTCATTCAGAGAATCAGCTTTTTGATGACCCTGATTTTATCGCCATAGGAACAGATCTCAGCGGCAGCAAAAGAGTGCTTGCCCAGACCGATCACCATATCATCGTAGATCTTGATGAATATACCGAGCATGAAATAAAGGGTATAGCTGATTTCTCATCTATAGGCAGTGTACAGACACTTGAACTGAAGCCCGAGATAGCAGCCCCCGGTCAGGGAGTGCTTTCTGCTTCGTATGATGGTTACGAAAGCATGGACGGAACTTCTATGGCTACACCTTTTGCGGCAGGCTGTTCGGCACTGGCTGCGGAGTATATCGAAAACAAGGGATGGAAGGTCTCGGGCAGTGAAAAGACAGCACTTGTCAAGGCTCTGCTTATGAATACCGCCGAAAAGGTAATGCTTGACGACATCCCATACTCTCCCAGAAGACAGGGCGCAGGAATGGTGGATATGAATGCCCTGGGCAACTGCTGTGTTACCATGACAAACAACGGAGATGCATCCGTATGCCTCGGTTCAATGCTGGGTGATGAATTCAGTTTCGATGTTACCCTGCATAATTACGGTGACAAGGATGTACACTTTAAGAGTGCGGATCTTATAATGATATCCGAATCAGTGGAAGATGATGAATTCACATATTCACCGATCCTCACGGATAAGCCGGCAGTCCTTGAACATTCTGCAGTATTTTCAACGGATGATATATCCGTAAAGGCCGGCAGTGAGATGACCTTCACCGTTAATGTGACCCTTGACCCCGACAATGTTAACACACTTGACGGGATATTCAAAAACGGCTGGTTCGCTGAGGGTTACCTTACACTTTCCGGGGCTGAGTACTGTTCAGACATATCTGTACCGATAACAGGCTTCCACGGTGACTGGAACGCTGCACCGATCATCGGTGATGATTTCATTGAAGGCAATACGGAATTTATGGAAAACGTTATGAAAACTCCGCTTCTCGGCAATTACCTTCCGGCTTCGGTATCCATATCCGAATACCTTAACGCATTTATGATCGAAGACTTTGAAACAGCATCCCAAAAGATGGATGAAGCTACCCGTCACAGATATTTCATTTCACCCAATCAGGACGATATAGCTGACATAATGTGCTATAATTATTTCGGCAAACGCACAGGCATACTCAAAAAAGCATATATGACCGGTCAGAACGGAAGCATAATACCCCTTCTGTCATACGAAAACCCGATCTACACACAAGAGGCATCCCAGATATATCTCGACCCTGTATACTTTGCCGAAGACGGTGATTATACCCTCGATCTCGAAATGGAACCGATGCACAGTGACCGTGATATCACTGCACAGAAAAAGTCTTTAGGCATAACAGTCGATACTGTGCCTCCCTCTGTAAGCGACATAAAGATCGCTGAAAAAGGCGGCAGAAAGATACTCACTATAAAAGCACAGGACAAACATCCCGAGGGAATATACATAATCGGCAGCAGCAGCGGAGATAATAAGGGTATACCTTTTGATACCGTTCAGACTGCGATAAACAACCTGGATCCCAACAGCAGTATCATCCCTGCCGGAACGGGTGTAGGTTCTGTACCCAAAAACAGGATCAGCAGCACAGATCTGTTCTCATTCTTTGATGATGTACTTTATATACAGCCCGATAAATATGACTATGATTTCTTCGATGCTTTACCTGCGGTTCCCGATGAGAACGGCTGCCTGACATTCAGCTACGACATAACCGATCTTTCTGACTATACTATCACTATCACTGACAGGGGCTACAATTCAGTGACATATACCGAAAATCTGCCGTTTGTCAACTCTATACCCAGTTCACAGCGTATAGATAAGGGCACGCTGCTGAAAGATATAAAGGTACCTGATCATATCTATAACGGAAAGATAGTTTCAAAGGGCTGGGAGATATATAATGAAAAAACATACGAGTGGGAAGCACTTCCATATAATACCAGGTTTACCGAGAAATACAACAACAGACAGATCAGGTATGCTGTAAGATCCGAAGAATGCGAAAATTACAGCAATCCCATGCTGCTGCTTGTCAACGGTGTTTCACTCATCAAGGTAACTGTTTATTCCGATGGTCAAGTGATCTATTGCCGCGATCAGTTCCCGTCACCAATGAATATGGATTTGTTTTACTCGTGGAGCCCGGATCCGTTTTCACAAATCACCAACAACACTGAGTACAGGATCGAGATGGAAGCTGACGGCTATGTGACCAGAGTTATGGAATTCGACGGAAACAATGTCCCTTCCGATATAGATGTGTACTTAAACAGGCTCGGGGATATAAACGGTGACGGTACTTTGAATGTTACCGATATATCAAAAGCCGCTGCCCACATAAAAAGCAAAAGAAGTATCGGCGAATACGAACAGGTCGTCGCTGATGTGAACTGCGACGGTAAATTCAATATTACAGATATCTCCAAACTTGCAGCAAGGATAAAAGGCAAAAAGCTTTTCGCCTGA
- the whiA gene encoding DNA-binding protein WhiA: MNVDEMSFSYRVKSEIIERINTSQKADACLMGLLCCCNELSDKGILFLTENTLVKDFFVRNVCRILKDDAAVDVSEAERRSGVTLYSLTMPDKEQRIYLLDYFGMDESRRLTEEYLPKDKFFPQLAAGIFLACGSVNDPSKKYHMEFVMPTLDLCNDLGLLLIERHEILPKHVERKGAQVMYIKESENIIDMLTLMGATMCSMELMNVKMEKDVRNKINRAMNCDNANIDKTLRAAERQVADIELIDQKIGLSALPEQLREMAELRLENPDYNLKQLGAEMNPPISRSGANHRLQKLAEMAEDLRKKHDADRS, translated from the coding sequence ATGAACGTGGACGAAATGTCTTTTTCATACAGGGTCAAGTCAGAGATCATCGAGAGGATAAACACCTCACAGAAAGCTGATGCCTGTCTTATGGGGCTGCTGTGCTGCTGTAACGAACTCAGCGACAAGGGTATACTTTTTCTTACCGAGAACACTTTGGTAAAGGATTTTTTCGTGCGCAACGTGTGCAGGATACTTAAAGACGATGCCGCTGTGGACGTAAGTGAAGCCGAGCGCCGAAGCGGTGTAACGCTTTACAGCCTTACTATGCCCGATAAGGAGCAGAGGATATATCTGCTTGACTATTTCGGTATGGATGAGAGCAGAAGGCTGACAGAGGAGTATCTTCCCAAGGATAAGTTCTTCCCTCAGCTGGCGGCAGGGATATTTCTCGCCTGCGGTTCTGTGAATGATCCCAGCAAAAAGTATCACATGGAATTCGTTATGCCCACGCTGGATCTCTGCAACGATCTGGGTCTGCTGCTTATCGAGCGCCATGAGATCCTCCCGAAGCACGTTGAGCGCAAGGGTGCTCAGGTCATGTATATAAAGGAGTCCGAGAATATTATTGATATGCTGACGCTTATGGGTGCTACAATGTGTTCAATGGAACTTATGAACGTCAAGATGGAGAAGGATGTCCGCAATAAGATAAACCGCGCCATGAACTGCGATAACGCCAATATAGATAAGACCCTGCGTGCGGCTGAGCGGCAGGTGGCTGATATAGAGCTTATAGATCAGAAGATCGGACTTTCGGCGCTCCCCGAACAGCTGAGGGAAATGGCTGAACTCAGGCTTGAGAATCCTGATTACAACCTGAAACAGCTGGGTGCCGAGATGAACCCGCCCATATCCCGTTCAGGTGCTAATCACCGTTTGCAGAAGCTTGCTGAAATGGCTGAGGATCTGAGAAAAAAGCATGACGCTGATCGGAGCTGA
- a CDS encoding redox-sensing transcriptional repressor Rex produces the protein MGKNGNISTSVIKRLPRYYRFLGELEKQEVERISSRELSEKMNLTASQIRQDLNCFGGFGQQGYGYHVKSLREEIGHILGVDKEFPTILIGAGNLGKAIAMHINFASRGCRLVGIFDANPRLTGETVGSIAIRHTDEIDAFCEEEHPVIAVLCIPKANTQAIADKLVELGIRSFWNFSHYDLTIDHKGIEVENVHLGDSLLTLTYRTNQLDKPEE, from the coding sequence ATGGGTAAGAACGGTAATATATCAACATCGGTCATAAAACGTCTGCCGAGGTATTACAGGTTCCTTGGTGAGCTTGAAAAGCAGGAAGTCGAGAGAATATCTTCAAGGGAGCTTTCCGAGAAGATGAATCTTACTGCATCTCAGATAAGACAGGATCTTAACTGCTTCGGCGGTTTCGGGCAGCAGGGCTACGGGTATCATGTAAAATCTCTCAGGGAGGAGATAGGGCATATACTCGGTGTGGATAAGGAATTCCCGACTATACTTATCGGTGCGGGAAATCTCGGCAAGGCGATCGCCATGCATATAAATTTCGCTTCCAGGGGATGCAGACTTGTAGGTATATTTGATGCTAATCCCCGCCTGACAGGTGAAACTGTCGGCAGCATAGCCATAAGGCATACCGATGAGATAGATGCTTTCTGCGAAGAGGAACACCCTGTCATCGCTGTGCTGTGTATACCAAAGGCGAATACACAGGCTATAGCGGATAAGCTTGTTGAGCTTGGCATAAGATCATTCTGGAATTTTTCACATTACGATCTTACCATTGATCACAAGGGCATCGAGGTTGAGAACGTCCATTTGGGTGACAGCCTGCTTACTCTTACCTATCGTACAAATCAGCTGGATAAGCCTGAGGAATAA
- a CDS encoding C40 family peptidase: protein MINNKYTVKKAIAICLALTLAAGVFGNAGSKENMLSISAAPSHEEYSSELELLKAEQEALDKKIAEAEAELEKQKGDLKALKTQYTAVKAKIDNVEEQLAKNEDAMVDLDSRLLAAENDLQKKNEEIEVLKAEFMKRLKTMYVAGGISSYENVLVNSSDFFDVLMRLELVKRVASHDDEALDELMEKKREIEAVEAEIAESSEKLKAQTAQYSTMREELNKEKATLKKLIDSADGKLDTMALDKAAMELRSSELTEARKTATVKTTTAPVTEKTEGSKKTAGDSSEDEATTTKQTTVSPDVDEPTDNEPVTTAKKKVTTTKKTEEPEPEPQPEPEPQPEPEPQPEPEPEPEPEPQPQPIDDSRQAKINKVMEYARSNVGGAYVWGGASYRANDCSGLVMLSYAQIGISLPHFAASQASYGTAVSYNDLQEGDLIFFGYGGISSITHVAIYNGNGRIVHAANSSVGIIYSELAYYQLYNPPIVCIRRLI from the coding sequence ATGATAAACAATAAATATACAGTCAAGAAAGCCATAGCCATCTGTCTTGCACTTACCCTCGCAGCAGGCGTGTTCGGAAATGCGGGCAGCAAGGAGAATATGCTAAGCATATCGGCAGCCCCTTCTCATGAGGAGTACAGTTCAGAGCTGGAATTGCTGAAAGCCGAGCAGGAGGCACTTGATAAAAAAATAGCTGAGGCAGAAGCTGAGCTTGAAAAGCAGAAAGGCGATCTTAAAGCGCTGAAAACTCAGTACACTGCGGTAAAAGCAAAGATCGACAACGTAGAGGAACAGCTTGCGAAAAATGAAGATGCTATGGTAGATCTGGACAGCCGTCTGCTCGCGGCGGAAAATGATCTGCAAAAGAAAAACGAGGAGATAGAGGTACTGAAAGCCGAATTCATGAAAAGGCTGAAAACCATGTACGTTGCAGGCGGTATAAGTTCATACGAAAATGTACTTGTAAATTCCTCTGATTTCTTTGATGTACTGATGCGTCTTGAACTTGTTAAGCGCGTAGCTTCTCACGATGATGAAGCACTGGACGAGCTTATGGAAAAAAAGCGCGAGATAGAGGCAGTAGAAGCCGAGATAGCGGAAAGCTCGGAGAAACTGAAGGCGCAGACAGCACAGTACTCAACTATGAGAGAAGAACTGAACAAAGAGAAAGCGACGCTGAAAAAGCTCATTGACAGTGCTGACGGAAAGCTGGATACCATGGCGCTGGATAAAGCGGCAATGGAACTGCGTTCTTCAGAACTCACCGAAGCAAGAAAGACTGCCACCGTCAAGACTACTACCGCTCCCGTAACAGAGAAGACAGAGGGCAGCAAGAAGACCGCAGGCGACAGCTCGGAGGATGAAGCAACTACTACGAAGCAGACCACTGTTTCACCCGATGTGGACGAGCCTACTGATAACGAGCCTGTTACTACTGCCAAGAAAAAGGTAACTACAACCAAAAAGACGGAAGAGCCCGAGCCCGAACCTCAGCCTGAGCCGGAGCCTCAGCCGGAACCCGAGCCTCAGCCTGAACCTGAGCCCGAGCCGGAACCCGAGCCTCAGCCACAGCCGATAGATGATTCGCGTCAGGCAAAGATAAATAAAGTTATGGAATACGCCCGCAGCAACGTAGGCGGTGCGTATGTATGGGGCGGTGCAAGCTACCGCGCCAATGACTGCTCGGGACTTGTTATGCTTTCCTACGCTCAGATAGGCATATCTCTGCCGCATTTTGCGGCTTCGCAGGCAAGCTACGGCACAGCCGTAAGCTATAACGATCTGCAGGAAGGCGACCTTATATTCTTCGGATACGGCGGCATAAGCAGTATAACCCACGTAGCAATATACAACGGCAACGGAAGGATAGTACACGCTGCTAACAGCAGTGTGGGCATAATATACTCCGAACTTGCCTACTACCAGCTGTATAATCCACCTATAGTATGTATCCGCAGACTCATATAG
- the spoIID gene encoding stage II sporulation protein D, translating to MRADVQCAVVLTVCMALIPCLVFTGIKKTDEDMNVRVYLNHENKVVEYPLEEYIVGAVLAQMPADFNEEALKAQAVLARTYIYRRTLSEEKDPTPSLHGAVISDDDNIYQSFLTPEEAKDHFESDHDKVRRRVLKAVRKAPWILTYKGEPVTAAYHSASSGSTESALCAWGQDIPYLQPADSSSDALLKGIESDADISYDEMRAIADECFGITLHGAEDKWLVTEKNERGYVTSAVLCGTEVDVQKFVSACGIASPCFTFRCDDSSIVFTAKGYGHMVGMSQYGANTMAENGSSCEEILDHYFKGCTLKKTEKDPNEKVS from the coding sequence ATGAGAGCTGATGTTCAATGCGCTGTTGTGCTGACGGTATGTATGGCACTGATACCGTGTCTTGTATTCACGGGTATAAAGAAAACGGATGAGGATATGAATGTCAGGGTATATCTGAACCATGAAAACAAGGTAGTGGAATACCCGCTGGAGGAATACATCGTCGGAGCAGTGCTTGCTCAGATGCCTGCTGATTTCAATGAGGAGGCACTAAAAGCACAGGCTGTACTGGCAAGGACCTACATATACCGCCGCACCCTCAGCGAAGAGAAAGATCCCACGCCCTCGCTGCACGGTGCTGTTATCAGTGATGATGACAATATCTACCAGAGTTTTTTAACACCTGAGGAGGCAAAGGATCACTTCGAGAGCGATCATGACAAAGTGCGGCGCCGAGTACTGAAAGCAGTCCGCAAAGCACCTTGGATACTTACTTATAAAGGTGAGCCTGTGACAGCTGCTTATCATTCGGCATCATCGGGCAGTACAGAAAGCGCTTTATGTGCATGGGGACAGGACATACCCTATCTTCAGCCTGCCGACAGCAGCAGTGACGCTTTACTTAAAGGGATCGAAAGTGATGCTGACATTTCCTACGATGAAATGCGGGCTATTGCAGACGAATGCTTTGGCATTACTTTACACGGTGCTGAAGATAAATGGCTGGTCACAGAAAAAAATGAACGGGGCTATGTAACTTCGGCAGTATTATGCGGCACCGAAGTGGATGTACAGAAGTTCGTTTCTGCCTGCGGTATAGCTTCACCCTGCTTCACTTTCAGGTGCGATGACAGCAGTATAGTATTTACAGCAAAAGGATACGGGCACATGGTCGGCATGAGTCAGTACGGTGCAAATACCATGGCAGAGAACGGCAGTTCATGCGAGGAGATACTCGATCACTATTTCAAAGGATGCACCCTGAAAAAAACAGAAAAAGATCCCAACGAAAAAGTTTCATAA